A single Streptomyces mirabilis DNA region contains:
- a CDS encoding FadR/GntR family transcriptional regulator, whose protein sequence is MEAVLTHLRGAIERGEYAIGDKLPSEAELCRRLEVSRPVLREALRALQVMGLTVSRTGKGTFVVANTVEDPTFGDYAASDLLEVRRHVEIPVAGYAAVRRTPENLDHLAHLLDRMERETDTTAWVAMDTIFHIAVAEASQNPVFRRVIEEIRDALARQSAFLNELGGRREQSNREHRAIVEALIDGSEHDAVEAMSHHLDRVETTLTDIVRPARTDIPTEGGPEA, encoded by the coding sequence ATGGAAGCGGTGCTCACCCACCTTCGCGGCGCCATCGAGCGCGGCGAATACGCCATCGGTGACAAACTCCCCTCCGAGGCCGAGCTGTGCCGCCGCCTGGAGGTCAGCCGGCCGGTGCTCCGCGAGGCGCTGCGGGCCCTGCAGGTGATGGGCCTGACCGTGTCCCGTACGGGCAAGGGCACCTTCGTGGTCGCCAACACGGTCGAGGACCCCACCTTCGGCGACTACGCGGCGAGCGACCTGCTCGAGGTGCGCCGCCACGTCGAGATCCCGGTCGCCGGTTACGCGGCGGTGCGCCGCACCCCGGAGAACCTCGACCACCTGGCCCATCTGCTGGACCGGATGGAGCGCGAGACCGACACCACGGCGTGGGTCGCGATGGACACGATCTTCCACATCGCGGTCGCCGAGGCCTCGCAGAACCCGGTCTTCCGCAGGGTGATCGAAGAGATCCGGGACGCGCTGGCCCGCCAGTCCGCCTTCCTCAACGAGCTCGGCGGGCGGCGCGAACAGTCCAACCGTGAGCACCGGGCGATCGTCGAAGCGCTGATCGACGGCAGTGAACACGACGCGGTGGAGGCGATGTCCCATCACCTCGACCGCGTGGAGACCACCCTCACCGACATCGTGCGCCCCGCGCGTACGGACATCCCCACGGAAGGCGGACCCGAGGCGTGA
- a CDS encoding amino acid permease, which translates to MSEQSLKDEATSAGKPAAHVDAGDAGYSKSLKSRHVNMIAIGGAIGTGLFLGAGGRLADAGPSLFVAYAVCGVFAFLVVRALGELVLYRPSSGAFVSYAREFLGEKGAYVAGWMYFLNWATTGIADITAVAVYTHYWGMFSDIPQWVIALIALAVVLTVNLISVRMFGELEFWFAIIKVSALVVFMLIGIFLLVTQHPVDGTTPGPSLITDNGGIFPNGLLPMLLIIQGVVFAYASVELVGVAAGETENPEKIMPRAINSIMWRVGLFYVGSVVLLSMLLPWNKYSAGQSPFVTVLSNIGIPAAGGVMNLVVLTAAMSSLNSGLYSTGRILRSMAMSGSAPRFTGVMSRSQVPYGGILLTSGICVLGVGLNFVVPADAFEIVLNFAAIGILATWGMIMLCHVLFWRKTQRGELTRPSYRLPGSPWTEIVTIGFLVSVLVLMYADGGAGRTTVLCLPLIAVTLVAGWYGVRRRVSGIRDGADA; encoded by the coding sequence GTGAGCGAGCAGTCCCTCAAAGACGAGGCCACATCGGCCGGCAAACCGGCCGCGCACGTCGACGCCGGAGACGCGGGTTACAGCAAGTCCCTGAAGTCCCGGCACGTCAACATGATCGCCATCGGCGGCGCCATCGGCACCGGTCTCTTCCTCGGCGCGGGCGGCCGGCTCGCCGACGCCGGCCCCTCCCTCTTCGTCGCGTACGCGGTGTGCGGCGTCTTCGCCTTCCTCGTCGTGCGCGCGCTCGGCGAACTCGTCCTGTACCGGCCGTCCTCCGGCGCCTTCGTGTCGTACGCCCGGGAGTTCCTGGGGGAGAAGGGCGCGTACGTCGCCGGCTGGATGTACTTCCTGAACTGGGCCACCACCGGGATCGCCGACATCACCGCCGTGGCCGTCTACACCCACTACTGGGGCATGTTCTCCGACATCCCGCAGTGGGTGATCGCGCTCATCGCGCTCGCCGTCGTCCTCACGGTGAACCTGATATCCGTACGCATGTTCGGCGAACTGGAGTTCTGGTTCGCGATCATCAAGGTGAGCGCGCTCGTCGTCTTCATGCTCATCGGCATCTTCCTGCTGGTCACCCAGCACCCGGTCGACGGCACCACCCCCGGCCCGTCCCTGATCACCGACAACGGCGGAATCTTCCCCAACGGCCTGCTGCCGATGCTGCTGATCATCCAGGGCGTCGTCTTCGCCTACGCCTCCGTCGAGCTGGTCGGTGTCGCGGCGGGCGAGACGGAGAACCCCGAGAAGATCATGCCGAGGGCGATCAACTCGATCATGTGGCGTGTCGGCCTGTTCTACGTCGGCTCGGTCGTCCTGCTCTCGATGCTGCTGCCCTGGAACAAGTACAGCGCGGGCCAGAGCCCCTTCGTGACCGTCCTGTCGAACATCGGCATCCCGGCGGCGGGCGGCGTGATGAACCTGGTCGTGCTCACCGCGGCCATGTCGTCCCTCAACTCCGGCCTCTACTCCACCGGCCGCATCCTGCGCTCCATGGCGATGTCGGGCTCCGCGCCCAGGTTCACCGGCGTGATGAGCCGCAGCCAGGTCCCGTACGGCGGCATCCTGCTCACCAGCGGGATCTGTGTCCTCGGTGTCGGCCTCAACTTCGTGGTCCCCGCCGACGCCTTCGAGATCGTCCTGAACTTCGCCGCCATCGGCATCCTCGCCACCTGGGGCATGATCATGCTCTGTCATGTGCTGTTCTGGCGGAAGACCCAGCGCGGCGAGCTGACCAGGCCGAGCTACCGCCTGCCCGGCTCCCCGTGGACCGAGATCGTGACGATCGGCTTCCTCGTCTCCGTCCTCGTCCTGATGTACGCCGACGGGGGAGCGGGGCGCACCACCGTGCTGTGTCTGCCGCTGATCGCCGTGACGCTCGTCGCCGGGTGGTACGGGGTGCGCCGCCGGGTCTCCGGCATCCGTGACGGAGCGGACGCGTGA
- a CDS encoding asparaginase: MTYAASIAAAPVIREPLHAPVAQLVRGGVVEGVHYGSAVVLAADGGVDLQIGDIEAAFYPRSALKPVQAVAMLRAGLPLDGELLSLAAASHSGEERHLAGTRRILELAGVTEDDLRNVPDLPYDPVVRDTWIREGRLPSRLAQNCSGKHAAMLMTARLNGWSLDDYLDPGHPLQQAVAEIVEDLTGQAIAQVTVDGCGAPLFSVSLHGLARAAARITTAPAGTPEARVADAMRAHAEMASGSGRDVAALMRAVPGLLTKDGFEGVQMAALPDGRAVAVKIADGADRARGPVAAAALARAGVAPALLAEFGSVPLLGGGAVVGGLRPARVLDPLPA, encoded by the coding sequence ATGACGTACGCCGCTTCGATCGCCGCCGCCCCGGTGATCCGCGAACCTCTGCACGCTCCCGTCGCCCAGCTCGTCCGCGGCGGAGTCGTCGAAGGCGTCCACTACGGCTCGGCGGTCGTGCTGGCAGCCGACGGCGGCGTCGATCTCCAGATCGGGGACATCGAGGCCGCGTTCTACCCGCGCTCGGCGCTCAAGCCCGTCCAGGCGGTGGCGATGCTGCGGGCGGGACTGCCGCTGGACGGCGAGCTGCTCTCGCTGGCCGCGGCCAGTCACTCCGGCGAGGAACGGCACCTCGCCGGGACCCGGCGGATCCTGGAACTGGCCGGCGTCACCGAGGACGACCTGCGCAACGTGCCCGACCTGCCGTACGACCCGGTCGTGCGGGACACCTGGATCCGCGAGGGGCGGCTGCCGTCCCGGCTCGCGCAGAACTGCTCCGGCAAGCATGCCGCCATGCTGATGACCGCCCGGCTCAACGGCTGGTCCCTCGACGACTACCTCGACCCGGGCCACCCCCTCCAGCAGGCCGTCGCGGAGATCGTCGAGGACCTCACCGGGCAGGCGATCGCCCAGGTCACCGTCGACGGTTGCGGCGCGCCCCTCTTCTCCGTCTCGTTGCACGGGCTCGCCCGCGCCGCCGCCCGGATCACCACCGCACCGGCCGGCACCCCCGAGGCGCGGGTCGCCGACGCGATGCGTGCGCACGCCGAGATGGCGTCCGGCTCCGGCCGCGATGTCGCCGCGCTGATGCGGGCCGTGCCGGGGCTGCTCACGAAGGACGGCTTCGAAGGCGTCCAGATGGCCGCGCTGCCGGACGGCCGGGCCGTCGCCGTGAAGATCGCCGACGGTGCGGACCGGGCGCGTGGGCCGGTGGCCGCGGCGGCGCTGGCGCGCGCGGGTGTTGCCCCGGCGTTGCTCGCGGAGTTCGGATCCGTGCCGCTGCTCGGGGGTGGTGCCGTTGTGGGCGGGCTTCGCCCCGCCCGAGTGCTCGATCCGCTCCCGGCCTGA
- the aspA gene encoding aspartate ammonia-lyase, which translates to MTVAAAHRSEHDLLGDRDVPAEAYWGIHSLRATENFPITGTSISAYPHLIEALAAVKEAAARANEELGLLEPEKAMAIVAACREIRAGKLHDQFVVDVIQGGAGTSTNMNANEVVANRALELLGRAKGEYQYLHPNEDVNLGQSTNDVYPTAVKVATVFAVRELLKAMAVLQDAFAAKAFEFRDVLKMGRTQLQDAVPMTLGQEFSAYAVMLDEDRSRLAEAVELIHEINLGATAIGTGLNAPAGYAESARRHLSAITGLPLVTAANLVEATQDCGAFVQMSGVLKRIAVKLSKSCNDLRLLSSGPRAGLNEINLPPVQAGSSIMPGKVNPVIPEVVNQVAFEVIGNDVTITMAAEAGQLQLNAFEPIILHSLSESITHLRTACLTLAERCVIGITANTEVLRAAVENSIGLVTALNPHIGYTAATDIAKEALATGRGVAELVLEKGLLPAERLAALLRPEVLAGSGTPQAV; encoded by the coding sequence ATGACCGTCGCCGCAGCGCACCGCAGTGAACACGATCTGCTCGGGGACCGTGACGTCCCGGCCGAGGCGTACTGGGGCATCCACTCCCTGCGCGCCACCGAGAACTTCCCCATCACGGGAACGTCGATCTCCGCCTACCCGCATCTGATCGAGGCCCTGGCCGCCGTCAAGGAGGCCGCCGCCCGTGCCAACGAGGAACTCGGCCTGCTCGAACCGGAGAAGGCCATGGCCATCGTCGCGGCCTGCCGGGAGATCCGCGCCGGCAAGCTGCACGACCAGTTCGTGGTCGACGTCATCCAGGGCGGCGCCGGCACCTCGACGAACATGAACGCCAACGAGGTCGTCGCCAACCGGGCGTTGGAGCTCCTCGGCCGTGCCAAGGGCGAATACCAGTACCTGCACCCCAACGAGGACGTCAACCTCGGCCAGTCGACCAACGACGTCTACCCCACCGCCGTCAAGGTCGCCACCGTCTTCGCGGTGCGCGAGCTGCTCAAGGCGATGGCCGTGCTCCAGGACGCCTTCGCCGCCAAGGCATTCGAGTTCCGCGACGTACTGAAGATGGGGCGTACCCAGCTCCAGGACGCGGTGCCGATGACCCTCGGGCAGGAGTTCTCGGCGTACGCGGTGATGCTCGACGAGGACCGCAGCAGGCTCGCCGAGGCCGTCGAGCTGATCCACGAGATCAACCTCGGCGCCACGGCCATCGGCACCGGCCTCAACGCGCCCGCCGGATACGCCGAATCCGCCCGCCGCCACCTCTCCGCGATCACCGGGCTGCCCCTGGTCACCGCCGCCAACCTGGTCGAGGCCACCCAGGACTGCGGCGCCTTCGTCCAGATGTCCGGCGTGCTCAAGCGGATCGCCGTGAAGCTCTCGAAGAGCTGCAACGACCTGCGGCTGCTGTCCTCCGGGCCGCGTGCGGGCCTCAACGAGATCAACCTGCCGCCGGTGCAGGCCGGTTCGAGCATCATGCCCGGCAAGGTCAACCCGGTGATCCCCGAGGTCGTCAACCAGGTCGCCTTCGAGGTGATCGGCAACGACGTCACCATCACGATGGCCGCGGAAGCGGGGCAGCTCCAGCTCAACGCCTTCGAGCCGATCATCCTGCACTCCCTGTCCGAGAGCATCACCCACCTGCGCACCGCCTGCCTGACGCTCGCCGAGCGCTGCGTCATCGGGATCACCGCCAACACGGAGGTGCTGCGCGCCGCGGTCGAGAACTCCATCGGCCTGGTGACCGCCCTGAACCCGCACATCGGGTACACGGCTGCCACCGACATCGCCAAAGAGGCCCTCGCCACCGGGCGCGGCGTCGCCGAACTCGTCCTGGAGAAGGGCCTGTTGCCCGCCGAGCGGCTAGCGGCGCTGCTGCGGCCCGAGGTGCTCGCGGGCAGCGGCACCCCGCAGGCGGTGTGA
- a CDS encoding glutaminase, giving the protein MVIMAASSYPSSPTFQPVLERIATEIGQTPGRGRPADYIPALAACDPRRFGMAVAELDGTVYGVGDWRQPFSTQSITKVFTLALDLAREGDELWEHVGREPSGNPFNSLVQLEYENGIPRNPFINAGALVVTDRLQTRTGDAAGTLLAFLRAESGNAELTFDKEVAASEATHGDRNAALAHFMASYGNIDNPVPALLDQYFRQCSIEASCADLALATSFLARHGIRADGSRLLTQSQAKQVNAVMLTCGTYDAAGDFAYRVGLPGKSGVGGGIIAVVPGRCTLCVWSPGLDERGNSVAGVAALDRFTTLTGVSVF; this is encoded by the coding sequence ATGGTGATCATGGCTGCTTCGTCGTATCCGTCGTCCCCGACCTTCCAGCCGGTCCTGGAGCGCATCGCCACCGAGATCGGGCAGACACCCGGCCGCGGGCGGCCCGCCGACTACATTCCGGCGCTGGCCGCCTGCGACCCCCGGCGCTTCGGCATGGCCGTGGCCGAGCTCGACGGCACGGTGTACGGGGTGGGTGACTGGCGGCAGCCGTTCTCCACCCAGTCCATCACCAAGGTCTTCACCCTCGCCCTCGACCTGGCCCGTGAGGGCGACGAACTGTGGGAACACGTCGGCCGCGAGCCCTCCGGCAACCCCTTCAACTCGCTGGTGCAGCTGGAGTACGAGAACGGCATCCCGCGCAATCCGTTCATCAACGCGGGCGCCCTGGTCGTCACCGACCGGCTCCAGACCCGTACCGGCGACGCGGCCGGCACCCTGCTGGCCTTCCTCCGTGCGGAGAGCGGCAACGCCGAGCTCACCTTCGACAAGGAGGTGGCCGCCTCCGAGGCCACCCACGGCGACCGCAACGCGGCCCTCGCCCACTTCATGGCCTCGTACGGCAACATCGACAACCCGGTGCCGGCCCTGCTCGACCAGTACTTCCGCCAGTGCTCGATCGAGGCGTCCTGCGCCGACCTCGCCCTCGCCACGAGCTTTCTGGCCCGGCACGGCATCCGCGCCGACGGCTCCCGACTGCTCACCCAGAGCCAGGCCAAGCAGGTCAACGCGGTCATGCTGACGTGCGGCACGTACGACGCGGCGGGCGACTTCGCCTACCGCGTCGGCCTCCCCGGCAAGAGCGGCGTCGGCGGCGGCATCATCGCGGTGGTCCCCGGCCGCTGCACCCTGTGCGTGTGGAGCCCAGGTCTGGACGAGCGGGGCAACTCGGTGGCGGGCGTGGCGGCCCTGGACCGCTTCACGACACTGACGGGCGTGTCGGTCTTCTGA
- the mptB gene encoding polyprenol phosphomannose-dependent alpha 1,6 mannosyltransferase MptB, which produces MLAKAPLDLHRCQALGLTGTAFLALGGETAGALPTRDFLDPGSARAVLGVVGVYFGVVLLIAAWVLLGKVVRGPQPPTPRALLLVLAAWAAPLLLAPPLFSRDVYSYLAQGAMVDAHIDVYANGPAQLGGPLADEVAPVWQQTATPYGPVFLAVASALSGLTRGEIPAGLLGMRLVALLGVGLMAAALPRLARHSGADPAAALWLGALNPLVLLHLVAGAHNDAIMLGLLGVGLVAARGRWHLLGVVLITLAALVKAPAVLGLLAVVALRGRRGVLRTVLTTTGVALATTAVVTAVAGTGYGWIAALKTPVSPHNWSPTSVLGRATGALLKDLGSGLAPLAMPAWHATGLVVTVLVVLFIWLRLRPGPIYALGLSLGAVAVFGPAIRPWYALWGLFLIAAAAPNGSVRHRVAAASAVLALAVLPSGGPPDVDQVVLAVSGGALALVVLWQAHQAARAEEPARPPVLGRTA; this is translated from the coding sequence GTGTTGGCCAAGGCTCCCCTCGATCTCCACCGCTGTCAGGCCCTGGGCCTGACCGGTACCGCCTTCCTCGCGCTCGGCGGTGAGACGGCCGGCGCCCTGCCCACGCGGGACTTCCTCGACCCCGGCTCCGCGCGTGCCGTACTCGGCGTGGTCGGGGTCTACTTCGGCGTCGTCCTGCTGATCGCCGCATGGGTGCTGCTCGGCAAGGTCGTACGCGGTCCGCAGCCGCCGACGCCGCGCGCACTGCTGCTGGTGCTCGCCGCGTGGGCGGCGCCGCTGCTGCTCGCGCCGCCGCTGTTCAGCAGGGACGTGTACAGCTATCTCGCGCAGGGCGCCATGGTCGACGCGCACATCGACGTGTACGCCAACGGGCCCGCGCAGCTCGGCGGGCCGCTCGCCGACGAGGTGGCACCGGTGTGGCAGCAGACCGCGACACCGTACGGCCCGGTCTTCCTCGCCGTCGCCTCCGCGCTGTCCGGCCTCACCCGCGGCGAGATACCGGCCGGGCTCCTCGGCATGCGGCTGGTCGCGCTGCTCGGCGTCGGCCTGATGGCGGCGGCGCTGCCCCGCCTCGCCCGGCACAGCGGTGCCGACCCGGCCGCCGCGCTGTGGCTCGGCGCGCTCAACCCGCTCGTGCTGCTGCACCTGGTGGCCGGTGCGCACAACGACGCCATCATGCTGGGACTGCTCGGCGTCGGCCTGGTCGCCGCGCGCGGCCGATGGCACCTCCTGGGCGTCGTCCTCATCACCCTCGCCGCACTGGTCAAGGCGCCGGCCGTGCTCGGCCTGCTGGCGGTGGTGGCGCTGCGCGGGCGCCGCGGAGTACTGCGCACGGTCCTGACCACGACCGGGGTCGCGCTCGCCACCACGGCCGTGGTGACCGCCGTGGCGGGCACGGGGTACGGCTGGATCGCGGCCCTGAAGACCCCCGTCTCCCCGCACAACTGGTCGCCCACCAGCGTGCTCGGCCGCGCCACCGGCGCCCTGCTGAAGGATCTCGGCAGCGGCCTCGCCCCGCTGGCGATGCCCGCCTGGCACGCGACCGGGCTGGTGGTGACCGTCCTGGTCGTCCTGTTCATATGGCTGCGCCTGCGGCCGGGCCCCATCTACGCGCTGGGCCTGAGCCTGGGCGCGGTCGCCGTGTTCGGCCCCGCGATCCGGCCCTGGTACGCGCTGTGGGGCCTGTTCCTCATCGCCGCCGCGGCGCCCAACGGCTCGGTGCGCCACCGGGTCGCGGCGGCCAGTGCGGTACTCGCGCTCGCCGTACTGCCGAGCGGCGGCCCGCCGGACGTCGATCAGGTGGTGCTGGCCGTCTCCGGCGGTGCGCTCGCCCTCGTCGTGCTCTGGCAGGCCCATCAGGCCGCCCGGGCCGAGGAGCCGGCGCGGCCGCCGGTGCTGGGGCGGACGGCATGA
- a CDS encoding glycosyltransferase 87 family protein, giving the protein MRHLDTDGRRLLGLLSLVVAVGVFTATVPLLRDWFDLRVYYGTVDAWVHHGGRIYDYWVPGTTYGFTYPPFAALTMLPMALVGLRTAIAVSVVLNLAALAVVVWILVEPALRRYGWYGCALAACLLALLEPVRDTFSFGQVNLLLLALVLSDAWLLSTGRGRRAGVGIGLAAAIKLTPALFIGLLLLGRRWRAAGVATAVAAAATGLAAWAAPDASRFYWSEALWDTNRIGRLAYVSNQSLQGVLARLAAPGEPNRAVWAAAALLILCVWAWRTSWALADEDWTAAFALTGLAACLLSPITWVHHLVWLLPSFAVLLHRHRARAASALYAVLCSSVVWLWFDDSSGLDGFLGSNTYTWITLGLLLWLPAGQSRVARTPLRRRARATPPAPRPAAPRIPAVSGQPPSGPSADPDLACTGEAPAAGTDRVSGSDPTGSTCPAAAKPQSSSERASSYTVVPPPA; this is encoded by the coding sequence ATGAGACATCTGGACACCGACGGCCGACGGCTGCTCGGCCTGCTCTCACTCGTCGTCGCGGTGGGCGTGTTCACCGCGACCGTGCCGCTGCTGCGCGACTGGTTCGATCTGCGCGTCTACTACGGCACCGTCGACGCCTGGGTCCACCACGGCGGGCGGATCTACGACTACTGGGTGCCGGGAACCACGTACGGATTCACCTATCCGCCGTTCGCGGCCCTGACCATGTTGCCGATGGCGCTGGTCGGGTTGCGTACGGCGATCGCCGTCTCCGTGGTGCTCAATCTCGCGGCGCTGGCGGTCGTGGTGTGGATCCTGGTCGAGCCCGCGCTGCGCCGCTACGGCTGGTACGGCTGCGCCCTCGCGGCCTGTCTGCTGGCCCTGCTCGAACCGGTCCGCGACACCTTCAGCTTCGGGCAGGTCAACCTCCTGCTGCTGGCCCTCGTCCTGAGCGACGCCTGGCTGCTGTCCACCGGCCGGGGCCGCCGGGCGGGCGTCGGCATCGGGCTGGCCGCCGCGATCAAGCTCACCCCCGCGCTCTTCATCGGCCTGCTGCTGCTCGGCCGCCGCTGGCGCGCCGCCGGGGTCGCGACGGCGGTCGCCGCGGCGGCCACCGGTCTTGCCGCCTGGGCGGCGCCGGACGCCTCGCGCTTCTACTGGTCCGAGGCGCTGTGGGACACCAACCGCATCGGACGTCTCGCCTATGTCTCCAACCAGTCGTTGCAGGGCGTTCTGGCCCGCCTCGCCGCACCGGGCGAACCGAACCGGGCCGTGTGGGCGGCGGCCGCCCTGCTGATCCTGTGCGTGTGGGCGTGGCGCACCTCGTGGGCGCTGGCCGACGAGGACTGGACGGCCGCGTTCGCCCTCACCGGTCTCGCCGCCTGCCTCCTCAGCCCGATCACCTGGGTGCACCACCTCGTCTGGCTGCTGCCGTCCTTCGCCGTACTGCTGCACCGGCACCGTGCTCGGGCCGCGTCGGCCCTGTACGCGGTGCTGTGCAGCAGCGTGGTGTGGCTCTGGTTCGACGACTCCTCCGGCCTCGACGGATTCCTCGGCAGCAACACGTACACGTGGATCACGCTGGGGCTGCTGCTGTGGCTGCCGGCCGGTCAGTCGCGGGTGGCCCGCACGCCCTTGAGACGCAGGGCGAGGGCCACGCCGCCCGCGCCCAGACCCGCGGCGCCCAGGATCCCCGCCGTCTCCGGCCAGCCGCCGTCGGGGCCGTCCGCGGACCCGGACCTCGCCTGTACGGGCGAGGCGCCCGCCGCCGGGACGGACCGGGTGTCGGGGAGCGATCCGACGGGTTCGACGTGTCCGGCGGCCGCGAAGCCCCAGTCGAGCAGCGAGCGGGCCTCCTCGTACACCGTGGTGCCGCCGCCCGCCTGA
- the rho gene encoding transcription termination factor Rho → MTTTLEHPPVQKQLPAHATGVLDIAHNGQGYLRAAESCLPTPTDVQVSAALIRRHGLRKGDTVEGVRGGPRALAEVERINGRTPEELRRRPHFRDLTPLHPRDRLRLEHPASGMAGRVVDLVSPVGKGQRGLIVAPPKTGKTVLLQQLAAAVAGNHPECHLLVLLLDERPEEVTDMRRSVRGEVYASTFDKTPKQHIALAELVVERAKRLVEQGEDVVILMDSLTRLCRAHNNAAASGGRTLSGGVDAAAVHGPKRFFGAARLAEEGGSLTILATALVETGSRADDYFFEELKSTGNMELRLDRTLASRRVFPAVDITPSGTRREELLLPGAELTAVRGLRRALQTRDAQAALETLLERLRATPDNATFLRQVQPTLPTA, encoded by the coding sequence ATGACCACCACACTCGAACACCCTCCCGTACAGAAGCAGCTCCCGGCCCACGCCACCGGTGTCCTCGACATCGCGCACAACGGGCAGGGGTACCTGCGCGCCGCCGAGAGCTGCCTGCCCACGCCGACCGACGTCCAGGTCTCCGCCGCACTGATCCGCCGTCACGGCCTGCGCAAGGGCGACACCGTCGAAGGCGTACGCGGCGGACCCCGCGCACTCGCCGAGGTCGAACGGATCAACGGCCGTACCCCCGAAGAGCTGCGCCGCCGCCCTCACTTCCGCGACCTCACCCCGCTGCACCCGCGCGACCGGCTCCGCCTGGAGCACCCGGCGAGCGGCATGGCCGGACGCGTCGTCGACCTGGTCTCCCCCGTCGGAAAGGGCCAGCGCGGTCTGATCGTCGCCCCGCCCAAGACCGGCAAGACGGTACTGCTCCAGCAGCTCGCCGCCGCCGTCGCGGGCAACCACCCCGAATGCCACCTGCTCGTGCTGCTCCTCGACGAGCGGCCCGAAGAGGTCACCGACATGCGGCGCTCCGTCCGCGGCGAGGTCTACGCCTCCACCTTCGACAAGACGCCGAAGCAGCACATCGCCCTCGCCGAGCTCGTCGTCGAGCGCGCCAAGCGGCTCGTCGAACAGGGCGAGGACGTCGTCATCCTGATGGACTCGCTCACCCGGCTGTGCCGCGCGCACAACAACGCGGCCGCCTCCGGTGGCCGCACCCTCAGCGGCGGCGTCGACGCCGCCGCGGTGCACGGCCCCAAGCGGTTCTTCGGCGCCGCGCGCCTCGCCGAGGAGGGCGGCTCGCTCACCATCCTCGCCACCGCCCTGGTGGAGACCGGCTCCCGCGCCGACGACTACTTCTTCGAGGAGCTCAAGAGCACCGGCAACATGGAGCTCCGCCTCGACCGGACCCTCGCCTCACGGCGTGTGTTCCCGGCCGTGGACATCACCCCGTCCGGCACCCGCCGCGAGGAACTGCTCCTGCCCGGGGCCGAGTTGACGGCCGTACGCGGCCTGCGACGCGCCCTGCAGACCCGGGACGCCCAGGCCGCGCTGGAAACCCTCCTGGAGCGGCTGCGCGCCACGCCGGACAACGCGACCTTCCTGCGTCAGGTCCAGCCGACCCTGCCCACCGCCTGA
- a CDS encoding class I SAM-dependent methyltransferase gives MTDEHERMMRANQANWDARTPVHLASRFYGLGEKLDPARWFAAFEWEDLGDLAGLDVLHLQCHLGTETIAFAERGARTVGLDISEASVAAAADIAARAGADVTYVRANVYDAVEALDGRRFDVIYTGKGALCYLPDLGRWAAVVARLLRPGGRLYIAEFHPLLNALGPKPAEGEGTELLLRHDYLGGRDAVHRNATYTYTDGPAVEGATDSYEWMHGMDEVVNALTGAGLGIRRLRESEELPWPRWPQMVRTPSGWWRLPEDEPRIPLLYGLLASR, from the coding sequence ATGACCGACGAGCACGAGCGGATGATGCGGGCCAACCAGGCCAACTGGGACGCGCGGACCCCCGTCCATCTCGCCAGCCGGTTCTACGGGCTGGGCGAGAAGCTCGACCCGGCGCGCTGGTTCGCCGCCTTCGAGTGGGAGGACCTCGGGGACCTGGCCGGCCTCGACGTGCTCCATCTCCAGTGCCACCTCGGCACCGAGACGATCGCCTTCGCCGAGCGCGGTGCGCGGACCGTCGGCCTGGACATCTCCGAGGCGTCCGTGGCGGCCGCGGCCGACATCGCGGCACGGGCGGGCGCCGACGTGACGTACGTACGAGCCAATGTGTACGACGCCGTAGAAGCCCTGGACGGGCGGCGGTTCGACGTGATCTACACCGGCAAGGGCGCCCTGTGCTATCTGCCCGACCTGGGCCGCTGGGCCGCTGTCGTCGCTCGACTGCTGCGCCCGGGAGGGCGGTTGTACATCGCCGAGTTCCATCCGCTGCTCAACGCGCTGGGCCCCAAGCCCGCCGAGGGCGAGGGCACCGAACTGCTGCTGCGCCACGACTACCTGGGCGGCCGGGACGCCGTGCACAGGAACGCGACCTACACGTACACCGACGGACCGGCCGTCGAGGGCGCGACCGACAGTTACGAGTGGATGCACGGAATGGACGAGGTCGTCAACGCGTTGACGGGAGCGGGACTGGGTATCCGCCGGCTCCGGGAGAGCGAAGAGCTTCCCTGGCCGCGCTGGCCACAGATGGTCCGTACGCCGTCCGGCTGGTGGCGCCTGCCGGAGGACGAGCCGCGCATTCCGCTGCTGTACGGCCTCCTCGCGAGCCGCTGA